In the Ctenopharyngodon idella isolate HZGC_01 chromosome 4, HZGC01, whole genome shotgun sequence genome, one interval contains:
- the LOC127511105 gene encoding uncharacterized protein LOC127511105: MDSTKKITKKLAGTARGMGLWFTSVGNEFGQVLISVLTAQEGAGLDMMVDGLVKRYQQAGVDPPAVLYIDCGCCTEMGKTKLKTRFRGWPDLKIRLDIWHFMCRIALGCTTDAHQLYPIFVSACIFEWDVSMLRKAKRELLMSQGWPALTDDVNKHLTREELSFHCQRRTHGEETTILLFEQLLTELLSSKGNDSLGVSLLDQERMEHIWSVQKKHVKCIQDPPGVVLYTETGSLTKGGVFLKTYRCARGFSFHLHLNCFIQGTSANSLSFQIYLLEGLHRWNQDREAASLSSEPSALRSYTGEIVHCVNSNYEKLLGRKVVPTFCPPACYTSELIGVHLFQQTGQALQDMNPDSEQTAELIDGLCLEEQDEDEGFCDISEDHTIIDPETVLSPPSSTLTPWSPAVPPLSWAPHPHHSSLTPHIASHSLHHLDPQGLLSNLFPLKHLFHLSPQNQRIRVRIMMMMMMMMIERWLLTTKMCQDSNMWTGWWNICWNIRTWMNGTSNGWSMHLDQRRLPSGRFRVPKRPTHPVVESTIRCVLGASSAPAQWLVAVWWRPSSSGFALSSQAPKEKARVPCQDGL; the protein is encoded by the exons ATGGATTCCACTAAAAAG ATCACTAAGAAGTTGGCTGGGACAGCGAGGGGAATGGGACTCTGGTTTACCTCTGTTGGCAACGAGTTTGGTCAGGTGCTCATAAGTGTGCTGACAGCCCAGGaaggagcaggactggacatGATGGTAGATGGTTTGGTGAAAAGGTACCAGCAGGCTGGCGTGGATCCACCTGCTGTTTTGTATATAGACTGTGGCTGCTGCACTGAGATGGGCAAGACCAAGCTGAAAACTAGGTTCAGAGGTTGGCCAGATCTCAAGATACGCTTGGACATCTGGCATTTTATGTGCAGGATTGCCTTGGGGTGTACAACTGATGCCCATCAGCTGTATCCTATCTTCGTGTCAGCGTGCATTTTTGAGTGGGATGTTTCTATGCTTCGCAAAGCAAAGAGAGAGCTGCTGATGTCCCAGGGTTGGCCTGCGCTGACAGATGATGTCAACAAGCATCTTACCAGGGAGGAGCTGTCTTTCCATTGCCAGAGGAGGACCCATGGAGAGGAGACTACCATCCTTCTCTTTGAGCAGCTGCTTACAGAGCTCCTGAGCAGCAAGGGCAATGACTCCCTGGGTGTATCTCTCCTGGACCAAGAAAGGATGGAGCACATCTGGAGTGTCCAGAAGAAGCATGTCAAATGCATTCAAGACCCCCCTGGTGTTGTGCTCTATACAGAGACAGGGAGCTTAACCAAGGGAGGTGTGTTTCTGAAGACATACAGATGTGCCAGAGGCTTTTCCTTTCATTTACACCTGAACTGTTTCATCCAAG GGACCAGTGCCAACAGTCTGAGCTTTCAGATTTATCTGCTGGAGGGTCTACACAGGTGGAACCAGGACCGGGAGGCTGCTTCCCTGTCATCGGAGCCATCAGCTTTGCGCAGCTACACAGGAGAAATTGTTCACTGTGTGAACAGTAATTATGAAAAGCTGTTGGGCAGGAAAGTGGTCCCCACGTTTTGTCCCCCTGCATGTTACACTA gtGAGCTCATTGGAGTGCATTTGTTCCAGCAGACTGGTCAGGCACTGCAGGACATGAATCCAGACTCTGAGCAGACTGCAGAGCTCATTGATGGCCTCTGTTTGGAGGAGCAAGATGAAGATGAGGGCTTCTGTGACATCAGCGAGGATCACACCATTATAGATCCGGAGACTGTTCTGTCACCACCCTCCTCCACCCTGACACCCTGGTCACCAGCAGTGCCACCTCTATCCTGGGCTCCTCATCCCCATCACTCGTCCCTGACCCCACACATAGCCTCACACAGTCTCCATCACCTGGACCCTCAGGGATTGCTGTCCAACCTGTTCCCTCTGAAGCATCTATTTCACCTCTCCCCTCAGAACCAGAGGATACGGGTCaggattatgatgatgatgatgatgatgatgatagagAGATG GCTCTTGACTACCAAAATGTGCCAGGATTCCAACATGTGGACAGGCTGGTGGAATATCTGTTGGAATATCAGAACCTGGATGAACGGGACAAGCAACGGGTGGTCTATGCATCTCGACCAGAGGAGACTGCCAAGTGGACGCTTCAGAGTACCAAAGAGGCCCACTCACCCTGTAGTAGAGAGCACCATCAGATGTGTGCTGGGTGCGAGCAGTGCACCTGCTCAATGGCTTGTTGCCGTCTGGTGGAGACCATCTTCATCAGGCTTTGCTCTGTCCTCCCAAGCCCCAAAAGAAAAGGCAAGGGTACCCTGTCAAGATGGTCTCTGA